One region of Citrus sinensis cultivar Valencia sweet orange chromosome 6, DVS_A1.0, whole genome shotgun sequence genomic DNA includes:
- the LOC102629870 gene encoding protein ALTERED XYLOGLUCAN 9, whose translation MVGGVQIGALAACVVLFVPMVMAGWHLSRNKMLFFGCSLFITLAVCVHLTPYFPSVSDFATSFSSFVVFDHRDSCINLVNQIIWDVKPTHRVVNNTSFTPNYYYEKNWDWLKSRKLDACEFQKLDKSDASDLLNGSWVVVAGDSQARLLVVSLLRLVLDQERVDSIRGDLFKRHSDYDIVIDEIGMKLDFIWAPFETNLTDLVIKFKEKRKYPDVLVMGTGLWHMLHVANASDYGISLRSLKSSVVSLLPFSPELGTDGPVTGSVSIRSPHLFWLGMPMLINGMLNTEEKRLKMNDLMWHAYDRALGDSKLLRQTGGPLVLLDIQSLTWNCGPRCTLDGMHYDAAVYDAAVHIMLNALLIESHQRL comes from the coding sequence atggttGGGGGAGTTCAAATAGGAGCACTTGCGGCGTGCGTAGTGCTGTTCGTGCCCATGGTAATGGCCGGTTGGCATTTGAGCCGCAACAAGATGTTGTTCTTTGGTTGCTCTTTGTTCATTACTCTGGCGGTATGTGTCCATTTGACTCCCTATTTCCCTTCTGTTTCTGATTTTGCCACTTCCTTTTCCTCCTTCGTTGTATTTGATCATCGAGACTCTTGTATTAATTTGGTCAATCAAATCATTTGGGATGTTAAACCTACACATCGTGTCGTTAATAACACAAGTTTCACTccgaattattattatgagaaGAACTGGGATTGGCTCAAATCCAGAAAACTCGATGCTTGTGAGTTTCAAAAGTTGGATAAATCGGATGCTTCCGATTTGTTAAACGGCTCCTGGGTTGTTGTGGCTGGTGATTCCCAGGCTCGCTTGCTTGTAGTCTCTTTACTTCGTTTGGTTTTGGATCAAGAACGTGTGGATTCCATTAGGGGTGATTTGTTTAAGAGACATAGTGATTATGACATTGTGATTGATGAGATTGGTATGAAGTTGGATTTTATCTGGGCTCCTTTTGAGACCAATTTAACTGACTTGGTTATCAAGTTCAAGGAGAAAAGGAAATACCCGGATGTTCTAGTGATGGGCACTGGGCTATGGCATATGTTACATGTCGCTAATGCTTCGGATTATGGCATTTCTTTGCGATCGTTGAAAAGCTCTGTGGTTTCATTGTTACCGTTTTCTCCGGAACTGGGTACTGATGGGCCAGTGACTGGTTCTGTTTCTATTAGATCGCCGCATTTGTTTTGGCTTGGCATGCCGATGTTGATAAATGGGATGTTGAATACGGAGGAAAAGAGGCTGAAGATGAATGATCTTATGTGGCATGCGTATGATAGGGCGCTTGGAGACAGTAAGCTCTTGCGCCAAACCGGTGGTCCACTTGTATTGCTTGATATTCAGTCTTTGACTTGGAATTGTGGGCCTAGGTGCACGCTTGATGGCATGCACTATGATGCCGCAGTTTATGATGCCGCCGTTCATATCATGCTAAATGCATTGCTCATTGAATCTCACCAGAGGCTTTGA
- the LOC102629590 gene encoding PH, RCC1 and FYVE domains-containing protein 1 isoform X3: protein MAEEDDFLTTIPVVPLDRNVQQAILAIKKGAHLLKCGRRGKPRFCPFRLSMDEKFLIWYSGQKEKQLRLNSVTKIIMGQRTVNFQCQPQPDRKQQSFSIIYANGERSLDLICKDKVQAESWFLGLRAAISSCRRSRTFSCLREKRGVQSCVSSPASYIRRKHNLGLLEDATELSQVRSLCGSPSLSLSERCFSDGLSYSSDSFYSSESSSSQIQNLSNIITPSSPHMETENFMKWELNYADTRCPKNESHRLVTPTYGSPLIERKDILKDVMIWGEGVLGGDIGGAVDGSVSQNKTQVDALLPKLLESAVMLDVQNISLGAKHAALVTKEGEVFCWGEGKDGRLGHKVNMDVSCPKLVECLSGINVQSVSCGEFQTCALTKSGEIYTWGHNNHGADLVGERRSRSHWLPRKLFDTLDGVRVSKVACGEWHTAIVSTSGQLFTYGDGTFGVLGHGNLQNVSQPKEVESLRGLKVKSVACGPWHTAAIVDIMVDRCKSNAIGGKLFTWGDADKGRLGHVDGERKLLPTCVTRLVDFDFVQASCGRMLTVGLTGLGKVYTMGSAVHGQLGNPKAKDRSITVVEGKLKEEFVKGISSGSYHVAVLTSGGSVYTWGKNANGQLGLGDSQERETPTFVEALRDRQVESVVCGSSITAAICLHKSISVGDQSSCSQCRMPFGFRRKKHNCYNCGLHFCSACSTKKIINASLTPNKGKPSRVCDTCYNHLQKITHSGRLLKQENQSPRNLLNLQGSLSEEVKEEKGALTPSRGQSFTSKQSRNVERKPGECLESASSLSSGLQRWGQVSCPIRFKTHCHEKSVEPTPIPKTQMSTHSPLLRKISLGSNFIPIASTVEKDLSESNKMLNEEVQRLRDQARNLEKQCQIGNQKVQECQQKIEEAWSLAREEAEKCKAAKEIIKALAVRKKYPLQKKQKKGLMQIFLQSLILINILKLNYRKTGK, encoded by the exons ATGGCTGAAGAAGATGATTTCTTAACTACAATACCTGTCGTCCCTCTTGATAGAAACGTTCAACAG GCAATTCTGGCCATAAAGAAAGGGGCACACCTCTTGAAGTGTGGAAGAAGGGGGAAGCCTAGGTTCTGCCCTTTCAGGCTTTCAATG GATGAGAAATTCTTGATTTGGTACTCCggccaaaaagaaaagcaattgAGATTGAACTCAGTTACTAAGATTATAATGGGGCAGAGGACT GTAAATTTTCAATGTCAACCTCAACCGGATAGGAAGCAGCAGTCCTTTTCAATCATATATGCAAATGGTGAGCGCTCACTTGATCTG ATTTGCAAGGACAAAGTTCAAGCTGAATCTTGGTTTTTAGGCCTCAGAGCTGCGATATCTAGCTGTCGTCGTTCCAGAACATTCTCTTGTTTGAGGGAGAAAAGAGGGGTACAGAGCTGTGTTAGTAGTCCGGCTAGTTATATAAGAAGAAAGCACAATCTAGGACTTCTAGAGGATGCCACTGAATTATCTCAG GTCCGCAGCTTATGTGGGAGTCCTTCTCTTTCACTTTCAGAAAGGTGTTTTTCTGATGGATTATCATATTCTTCAGACAGCTTTTATTCATCAGAATCAAGTTCATCACAGattcaaaatttatccaaCATCATAACTCCAAGTTCTCCACATATGGAAACAGAGAATTTCATGAAGTGGGAATTGAATTATGCTGACACACGATGTCCAAAGAATGAGTCTCATAGGCTTGTCACACCCACTTACGGGTCTCCCCtaatagaaagaaaagataTTCTGAAAGATGTCATGATCTGGGGGGAAGGTGTGCTTGGGGGAGATATTGGAGGTGCAGTTGATGGTTCTGTTAGCCAGAACAAAACACAGGTGGATGCTTTATTGCCTAAATTGCTTGAATCAGCTGTGATGTTAGACGTACAAAATATATCTTTGGGAGCAAAACACGCAGCCTTAGTTACTAAAGAAGGAGAAGTTTTttgttggggggagggaaaaGATGGAAGGCTTGGCCACAAAGTAAATATGGATGTAAGCTGTCCAAAACTTGTTGAATGCCTCAGTGGGATCAATGTACAGTCTGTGTCATGTGGTGAATTTCAAACATGTGCACTGACAAAATCTGGTGAAATATATACATGGGGTCATAATAATCATGGTGCTGATTTAGTTGGTGAGAGGAGAAGTAGAAGCCACTGGCTTCCACGTAAACTTTTTGATACTTTGGATGGTGTAAGGGTATCAAAAGTAGCTTGTGGGGAGTGGCATACAGCAATTGTCTCCACTTCTGGGCAATTATTTACATATGGAGATGGAACTTTTGGGGTTCTTGGGCATGGGAATTTGCAAAATGTTTCACAACCAAAAGAAGTTGAATCTCTAAGGGGACTAAAAGTAAAATCTGTTGCATGTGGACCATGGCACACGGCTGCTATTGTGGATATCATGGTTGATCGTTGCAAGTCAAACGCCATTGGTGGGAAATTATTCACTTGGGGTGATGCTGATAAAGGGAGACTTGGGCATGTGGATGGAGAGAGAAAGCTTTTACCAACATGTGTCACACGACTtgtagattttgattttgtacaAGCTTCATGTGGAAGAATGTTGACTGTTGGACTTACTGGTTTAGGTAAAGTTTATACAATGGGAAGTGCAGTGCATGGGCAGTTAGGGAATCCAAAGGCAAAGGATAGGTCAATAACAGTTGTTGAAGGAAAGCTTAAAGAGGAGTTTGTTAAGGGAATCTCATCGGGATCATATCATGTCGCTGTCTTGACTTCGGGAGGAAGTGTTTACACATGGGGGAAAAATGCAAATGGACAGCTAGGATTAGGTGATAGTCAAGAGAGAGAAACACCAACTTTTGTTGAGGCTTTGAGAGATAGGCAGGTCGAGAGTGTAGTATGTGGATCAAGTATAACTGCTGCAATCTGTTTACATAAATCTATCTCTGTTGGTGATCAGTCATCTTGTAGTCAATGTAGAATGCCCTTTGGGTTTAGGAGGAAGAAACACAACTGTTATAATTGTGGTCTTCACTTTTGCAGTGCTTGTAGtacgaagaaaataataaatgcatCCTTGACACCAAATAAGGGCAAGCCTTCCCGTGTCTGTGATACATGCTACAACCATTTGCAAAAGATAACGCATTCAGGAAGGCTGTTAAAGCAGGAAAATCAGAGTCCAAGGAATTTATTGAACTTGCAGGGTAGTTTATCTGAAGAGGTGAAGGAAGAGAAGGGAGCATTGACTCCTTCAAGAGGTCAATCATTTACTAGTAAACAGTCTAGAAATGTCGAAAGGAAACCCGGTGAATGCTTGGAGTCTGCTTCTTCTTTGTCATCTGGACTACAAAGATGGGGGCAAGTTTCTTGCCCTATCCGATTCAAAACTCATTGTCATGAAAAATCTGTGGAACCTACTCCGATTCCTAAAACCCAAATGTCTACCCACTCACCCCTTTTGCGAAAGATATCTTTGGGATCAAATTTTATTCCCATTGCCTCGACTGTAGAGAAAGACTTGTCTGAATCAAATAAGATGCTCAATGAAGAAGTTCAGAGGCTTAGAGATCAG GCCAGGAACCTTGAAAAGCAATGTCAAATTGGAAATCAGAAGGTTCAAGAATGCCAACAAAAAATTGAGGAAGCTTGGTCATTGGCGAGGGAGGAAGCTGAAAAGTGTAAAGCAGCAAAGGAGATTATAAAAGCTTTGGCAGTGAGG AAAAAATATCCGCTgcaaaagaagcaaaagaagGGGTTGATGCAAATCTTCCTCCAAAGCTTGATACTGATAAACATCCTGAAGTTAAATTACCGAAAGACAGGAAAGTAG
- the LOC102629590 gene encoding PH, RCC1 and FYVE domains-containing protein 1 isoform X1 — MAEEDDFLTTIPVVPLDRNVQQAILAIKKGAHLLKCGRRGKPRFCPFRLSMDEKFLIWYSGQKEKQLRLNSVTKIIMGQRTVNFQCQPQPDRKQQSFSIIYANGERSLDLICKDKVQAESWFLGLRAAISSCRRSRTFSCLREKRGVQSCVSSPASYIRRKHNLGLLEDATELSQVRSLCGSPSLSLSERCFSDGLSYSSDSFYSSESSSSQIQNLSNIITPSSPHMETENFMKWELNYADTRCPKNESHRLVTPTYGSPLIERKDILKDVMIWGEGVLGGDIGGAVDGSVSQNKTQVDALLPKLLESAVMLDVQNISLGAKHAALVTKEGEVFCWGEGKDGRLGHKVNMDVSCPKLVECLSGINVQSVSCGEFQTCALTKSGEIYTWGHNNHGADLVGERRSRSHWLPRKLFDTLDGVRVSKVACGEWHTAIVSTSGQLFTYGDGTFGVLGHGNLQNVSQPKEVESLRGLKVKSVACGPWHTAAIVDIMVDRCKSNAIGGKLFTWGDADKGRLGHVDGERKLLPTCVTRLVDFDFVQASCGRMLTVGLTGLGKVYTMGSAVHGQLGNPKAKDRSITVVEGKLKEEFVKGISSGSYHVAVLTSGGSVYTWGKNANGQLGLGDSQERETPTFVEALRDRQVESVVCGSSITAAICLHKSISVGDQSSCSQCRMPFGFRRKKHNCYNCGLHFCSACSTKKIINASLTPNKGKPSRVCDTCYNHLQKITHSGRLLKQENQSPRNLLNLQGSLSEEVKEEKGALTPSRGQSFTSKQSRNVERKPGECLESASSLSSGLQRWGQVSCPIRFKTHCHEKSVEPTPIPKTQMSTHSPLLRKISLGSNFIPIASTVEKDLSESNKMLNEEVQRLRDQARNLEKQCQIGNQKVQECQQKIEEAWSLAREEAEKCKAAKEIIKALAVRLHTLSEKISAAKEAKEGVDANLPPKLDTDKHPEVKLPKDRKVDSLCSSPIVFSNKLKSVYGRELCHDNSSGSVEDSKVARTEPQQKGTKASKLEYAEQYEPGIYITFTTLPSGQKGLKRVRFSRRRFTEKAAERWWEENQVVVYQKYGIEEYSNLNQNQMRS, encoded by the exons ATGGCTGAAGAAGATGATTTCTTAACTACAATACCTGTCGTCCCTCTTGATAGAAACGTTCAACAG GCAATTCTGGCCATAAAGAAAGGGGCACACCTCTTGAAGTGTGGAAGAAGGGGGAAGCCTAGGTTCTGCCCTTTCAGGCTTTCAATG GATGAGAAATTCTTGATTTGGTACTCCggccaaaaagaaaagcaattgAGATTGAACTCAGTTACTAAGATTATAATGGGGCAGAGGACT GTAAATTTTCAATGTCAACCTCAACCGGATAGGAAGCAGCAGTCCTTTTCAATCATATATGCAAATGGTGAGCGCTCACTTGATCTG ATTTGCAAGGACAAAGTTCAAGCTGAATCTTGGTTTTTAGGCCTCAGAGCTGCGATATCTAGCTGTCGTCGTTCCAGAACATTCTCTTGTTTGAGGGAGAAAAGAGGGGTACAGAGCTGTGTTAGTAGTCCGGCTAGTTATATAAGAAGAAAGCACAATCTAGGACTTCTAGAGGATGCCACTGAATTATCTCAG GTCCGCAGCTTATGTGGGAGTCCTTCTCTTTCACTTTCAGAAAGGTGTTTTTCTGATGGATTATCATATTCTTCAGACAGCTTTTATTCATCAGAATCAAGTTCATCACAGattcaaaatttatccaaCATCATAACTCCAAGTTCTCCACATATGGAAACAGAGAATTTCATGAAGTGGGAATTGAATTATGCTGACACACGATGTCCAAAGAATGAGTCTCATAGGCTTGTCACACCCACTTACGGGTCTCCCCtaatagaaagaaaagataTTCTGAAAGATGTCATGATCTGGGGGGAAGGTGTGCTTGGGGGAGATATTGGAGGTGCAGTTGATGGTTCTGTTAGCCAGAACAAAACACAGGTGGATGCTTTATTGCCTAAATTGCTTGAATCAGCTGTGATGTTAGACGTACAAAATATATCTTTGGGAGCAAAACACGCAGCCTTAGTTACTAAAGAAGGAGAAGTTTTttgttggggggagggaaaaGATGGAAGGCTTGGCCACAAAGTAAATATGGATGTAAGCTGTCCAAAACTTGTTGAATGCCTCAGTGGGATCAATGTACAGTCTGTGTCATGTGGTGAATTTCAAACATGTGCACTGACAAAATCTGGTGAAATATATACATGGGGTCATAATAATCATGGTGCTGATTTAGTTGGTGAGAGGAGAAGTAGAAGCCACTGGCTTCCACGTAAACTTTTTGATACTTTGGATGGTGTAAGGGTATCAAAAGTAGCTTGTGGGGAGTGGCATACAGCAATTGTCTCCACTTCTGGGCAATTATTTACATATGGAGATGGAACTTTTGGGGTTCTTGGGCATGGGAATTTGCAAAATGTTTCACAACCAAAAGAAGTTGAATCTCTAAGGGGACTAAAAGTAAAATCTGTTGCATGTGGACCATGGCACACGGCTGCTATTGTGGATATCATGGTTGATCGTTGCAAGTCAAACGCCATTGGTGGGAAATTATTCACTTGGGGTGATGCTGATAAAGGGAGACTTGGGCATGTGGATGGAGAGAGAAAGCTTTTACCAACATGTGTCACACGACTtgtagattttgattttgtacaAGCTTCATGTGGAAGAATGTTGACTGTTGGACTTACTGGTTTAGGTAAAGTTTATACAATGGGAAGTGCAGTGCATGGGCAGTTAGGGAATCCAAAGGCAAAGGATAGGTCAATAACAGTTGTTGAAGGAAAGCTTAAAGAGGAGTTTGTTAAGGGAATCTCATCGGGATCATATCATGTCGCTGTCTTGACTTCGGGAGGAAGTGTTTACACATGGGGGAAAAATGCAAATGGACAGCTAGGATTAGGTGATAGTCAAGAGAGAGAAACACCAACTTTTGTTGAGGCTTTGAGAGATAGGCAGGTCGAGAGTGTAGTATGTGGATCAAGTATAACTGCTGCAATCTGTTTACATAAATCTATCTCTGTTGGTGATCAGTCATCTTGTAGTCAATGTAGAATGCCCTTTGGGTTTAGGAGGAAGAAACACAACTGTTATAATTGTGGTCTTCACTTTTGCAGTGCTTGTAGtacgaagaaaataataaatgcatCCTTGACACCAAATAAGGGCAAGCCTTCCCGTGTCTGTGATACATGCTACAACCATTTGCAAAAGATAACGCATTCAGGAAGGCTGTTAAAGCAGGAAAATCAGAGTCCAAGGAATTTATTGAACTTGCAGGGTAGTTTATCTGAAGAGGTGAAGGAAGAGAAGGGAGCATTGACTCCTTCAAGAGGTCAATCATTTACTAGTAAACAGTCTAGAAATGTCGAAAGGAAACCCGGTGAATGCTTGGAGTCTGCTTCTTCTTTGTCATCTGGACTACAAAGATGGGGGCAAGTTTCTTGCCCTATCCGATTCAAAACTCATTGTCATGAAAAATCTGTGGAACCTACTCCGATTCCTAAAACCCAAATGTCTACCCACTCACCCCTTTTGCGAAAGATATCTTTGGGATCAAATTTTATTCCCATTGCCTCGACTGTAGAGAAAGACTTGTCTGAATCAAATAAGATGCTCAATGAAGAAGTTCAGAGGCTTAGAGATCAG GCCAGGAACCTTGAAAAGCAATGTCAAATTGGAAATCAGAAGGTTCAAGAATGCCAACAAAAAATTGAGGAAGCTTGGTCATTGGCGAGGGAGGAAGCTGAAAAGTGTAAAGCAGCAAAGGAGATTATAAAAGCTTTGGCAGTGAGG CTTCATACGCTATCAGAAAAAATATCCGCTgcaaaagaagcaaaagaagGGGTTGATGCAAATCTTCCTCCAAAGCTTGATACTGATAAACATCCTGAAGTTAAATTACCGAAAGACAGGAAAGTAGATAGCCTATGTAGCTCCCCTATTGTGTTCTCCAATAAGTTAAAATCAGTGTATGGGAGAGAGTTATGCCACGACAATAGTAGTGGATCCGTGGAGGACTCAAAGGTTGCAAGAACAGAGCCTCAACAAAAGGGAACAAAGGCATCTAAGCTTGAATATGCAGAGCAGTATGAACCTGGCATATATATCACATTTACAACTTTGCCGAGTGGGCAGAAGGGGTTAAAGCGAGTACGATTTAG CCGGAGGCGATTCaccgagaaggcagcagagcGATGGTGGGAAGAAAATCAGGTAGTGGTGTACCAGAAGTACGGCATTGAGGAATACAGTAACTTGAACCAAAATCAGATGAGGAGCTAA
- the LOC102629590 gene encoding PH, RCC1 and FYVE domains-containing protein 1 isoform X2: protein MAEEDDFLTTIPVVPLDRNVQQAILAIKKGAHLLKCGRRGKPRFCPFRLSMVNFQCQPQPDRKQQSFSIIYANGERSLDLICKDKVQAESWFLGLRAAISSCRRSRTFSCLREKRGVQSCVSSPASYIRRKHNLGLLEDATELSQVRSLCGSPSLSLSERCFSDGLSYSSDSFYSSESSSSQIQNLSNIITPSSPHMETENFMKWELNYADTRCPKNESHRLVTPTYGSPLIERKDILKDVMIWGEGVLGGDIGGAVDGSVSQNKTQVDALLPKLLESAVMLDVQNISLGAKHAALVTKEGEVFCWGEGKDGRLGHKVNMDVSCPKLVECLSGINVQSVSCGEFQTCALTKSGEIYTWGHNNHGADLVGERRSRSHWLPRKLFDTLDGVRVSKVACGEWHTAIVSTSGQLFTYGDGTFGVLGHGNLQNVSQPKEVESLRGLKVKSVACGPWHTAAIVDIMVDRCKSNAIGGKLFTWGDADKGRLGHVDGERKLLPTCVTRLVDFDFVQASCGRMLTVGLTGLGKVYTMGSAVHGQLGNPKAKDRSITVVEGKLKEEFVKGISSGSYHVAVLTSGGSVYTWGKNANGQLGLGDSQERETPTFVEALRDRQVESVVCGSSITAAICLHKSISVGDQSSCSQCRMPFGFRRKKHNCYNCGLHFCSACSTKKIINASLTPNKGKPSRVCDTCYNHLQKITHSGRLLKQENQSPRNLLNLQGSLSEEVKEEKGALTPSRGQSFTSKQSRNVERKPGECLESASSLSSGLQRWGQVSCPIRFKTHCHEKSVEPTPIPKTQMSTHSPLLRKISLGSNFIPIASTVEKDLSESNKMLNEEVQRLRDQARNLEKQCQIGNQKVQECQQKIEEAWSLAREEAEKCKAAKEIIKALAVRLHTLSEKISAAKEAKEGVDANLPPKLDTDKHPEVKLPKDRKVDSLCSSPIVFSNKLKSVYGRELCHDNSSGSVEDSKVARTEPQQKGTKASKLEYAEQYEPGIYITFTTLPSGQKGLKRVRFSRRRFTEKAAERWWEENQVVVYQKYGIEEYSNLNQNQMRS, encoded by the exons ATGGCTGAAGAAGATGATTTCTTAACTACAATACCTGTCGTCCCTCTTGATAGAAACGTTCAACAG GCAATTCTGGCCATAAAGAAAGGGGCACACCTCTTGAAGTGTGGAAGAAGGGGGAAGCCTAGGTTCTGCCCTTTCAGGCTTTCAATG GTAAATTTTCAATGTCAACCTCAACCGGATAGGAAGCAGCAGTCCTTTTCAATCATATATGCAAATGGTGAGCGCTCACTTGATCTG ATTTGCAAGGACAAAGTTCAAGCTGAATCTTGGTTTTTAGGCCTCAGAGCTGCGATATCTAGCTGTCGTCGTTCCAGAACATTCTCTTGTTTGAGGGAGAAAAGAGGGGTACAGAGCTGTGTTAGTAGTCCGGCTAGTTATATAAGAAGAAAGCACAATCTAGGACTTCTAGAGGATGCCACTGAATTATCTCAG GTCCGCAGCTTATGTGGGAGTCCTTCTCTTTCACTTTCAGAAAGGTGTTTTTCTGATGGATTATCATATTCTTCAGACAGCTTTTATTCATCAGAATCAAGTTCATCACAGattcaaaatttatccaaCATCATAACTCCAAGTTCTCCACATATGGAAACAGAGAATTTCATGAAGTGGGAATTGAATTATGCTGACACACGATGTCCAAAGAATGAGTCTCATAGGCTTGTCACACCCACTTACGGGTCTCCCCtaatagaaagaaaagataTTCTGAAAGATGTCATGATCTGGGGGGAAGGTGTGCTTGGGGGAGATATTGGAGGTGCAGTTGATGGTTCTGTTAGCCAGAACAAAACACAGGTGGATGCTTTATTGCCTAAATTGCTTGAATCAGCTGTGATGTTAGACGTACAAAATATATCTTTGGGAGCAAAACACGCAGCCTTAGTTACTAAAGAAGGAGAAGTTTTttgttggggggagggaaaaGATGGAAGGCTTGGCCACAAAGTAAATATGGATGTAAGCTGTCCAAAACTTGTTGAATGCCTCAGTGGGATCAATGTACAGTCTGTGTCATGTGGTGAATTTCAAACATGTGCACTGACAAAATCTGGTGAAATATATACATGGGGTCATAATAATCATGGTGCTGATTTAGTTGGTGAGAGGAGAAGTAGAAGCCACTGGCTTCCACGTAAACTTTTTGATACTTTGGATGGTGTAAGGGTATCAAAAGTAGCTTGTGGGGAGTGGCATACAGCAATTGTCTCCACTTCTGGGCAATTATTTACATATGGAGATGGAACTTTTGGGGTTCTTGGGCATGGGAATTTGCAAAATGTTTCACAACCAAAAGAAGTTGAATCTCTAAGGGGACTAAAAGTAAAATCTGTTGCATGTGGACCATGGCACACGGCTGCTATTGTGGATATCATGGTTGATCGTTGCAAGTCAAACGCCATTGGTGGGAAATTATTCACTTGGGGTGATGCTGATAAAGGGAGACTTGGGCATGTGGATGGAGAGAGAAAGCTTTTACCAACATGTGTCACACGACTtgtagattttgattttgtacaAGCTTCATGTGGAAGAATGTTGACTGTTGGACTTACTGGTTTAGGTAAAGTTTATACAATGGGAAGTGCAGTGCATGGGCAGTTAGGGAATCCAAAGGCAAAGGATAGGTCAATAACAGTTGTTGAAGGAAAGCTTAAAGAGGAGTTTGTTAAGGGAATCTCATCGGGATCATATCATGTCGCTGTCTTGACTTCGGGAGGAAGTGTTTACACATGGGGGAAAAATGCAAATGGACAGCTAGGATTAGGTGATAGTCAAGAGAGAGAAACACCAACTTTTGTTGAGGCTTTGAGAGATAGGCAGGTCGAGAGTGTAGTATGTGGATCAAGTATAACTGCTGCAATCTGTTTACATAAATCTATCTCTGTTGGTGATCAGTCATCTTGTAGTCAATGTAGAATGCCCTTTGGGTTTAGGAGGAAGAAACACAACTGTTATAATTGTGGTCTTCACTTTTGCAGTGCTTGTAGtacgaagaaaataataaatgcatCCTTGACACCAAATAAGGGCAAGCCTTCCCGTGTCTGTGATACATGCTACAACCATTTGCAAAAGATAACGCATTCAGGAAGGCTGTTAAAGCAGGAAAATCAGAGTCCAAGGAATTTATTGAACTTGCAGGGTAGTTTATCTGAAGAGGTGAAGGAAGAGAAGGGAGCATTGACTCCTTCAAGAGGTCAATCATTTACTAGTAAACAGTCTAGAAATGTCGAAAGGAAACCCGGTGAATGCTTGGAGTCTGCTTCTTCTTTGTCATCTGGACTACAAAGATGGGGGCAAGTTTCTTGCCCTATCCGATTCAAAACTCATTGTCATGAAAAATCTGTGGAACCTACTCCGATTCCTAAAACCCAAATGTCTACCCACTCACCCCTTTTGCGAAAGATATCTTTGGGATCAAATTTTATTCCCATTGCCTCGACTGTAGAGAAAGACTTGTCTGAATCAAATAAGATGCTCAATGAAGAAGTTCAGAGGCTTAGAGATCAG GCCAGGAACCTTGAAAAGCAATGTCAAATTGGAAATCAGAAGGTTCAAGAATGCCAACAAAAAATTGAGGAAGCTTGGTCATTGGCGAGGGAGGAAGCTGAAAAGTGTAAAGCAGCAAAGGAGATTATAAAAGCTTTGGCAGTGAGG CTTCATACGCTATCAGAAAAAATATCCGCTgcaaaagaagcaaaagaagGGGTTGATGCAAATCTTCCTCCAAAGCTTGATACTGATAAACATCCTGAAGTTAAATTACCGAAAGACAGGAAAGTAGATAGCCTATGTAGCTCCCCTATTGTGTTCTCCAATAAGTTAAAATCAGTGTATGGGAGAGAGTTATGCCACGACAATAGTAGTGGATCCGTGGAGGACTCAAAGGTTGCAAGAACAGAGCCTCAACAAAAGGGAACAAAGGCATCTAAGCTTGAATATGCAGAGCAGTATGAACCTGGCATATATATCACATTTACAACTTTGCCGAGTGGGCAGAAGGGGTTAAAGCGAGTACGATTTAG CCGGAGGCGATTCaccgagaaggcagcagagcGATGGTGGGAAGAAAATCAGGTAGTGGTGTACCAGAAGTACGGCATTGAGGAATACAGTAACTTGAACCAAAATCAGATGAGGAGCTAA